From Alphaproteobacteria bacterium, the proteins below share one genomic window:
- a CDS encoding sulfurtransferase: protein MREPQALISTEALAARLGEADLRIFDCTTYLETPPPGVEEPYIAVAGRKTFEEAHIPGADFLDLQGEFSRNDTRLRFMLPDVAALETAFGRHGVDPARQLVLYSVGTMMWATRFWWMLRALGHPKVAVLDGGFDKWRAEGRPVESGPPRGYPPARFKASPRAGLFVGRDEVRAAIGRPGTVTVNALGPQFHAGLTASRYGRPGRVPGSVNVSAVTLIDPATKGFTALADAQAKFAAQGVTPDKKVIAYCGGGISATLDLFLLHQLGYDDLTLYDASMGEWARDESLPIETD from the coding sequence ATGCGCGAACCACAGGCCCTGATCAGCACCGAAGCGCTCGCCGCCCGACTGGGCGAGGCCGATCTGCGCATCTTCGACTGCACGACCTATCTCGAGACGCCGCCGCCCGGCGTCGAGGAACCCTACATCGCGGTGGCGGGCCGCAAGACCTTCGAGGAGGCGCATATCCCCGGCGCCGATTTCCTCGACCTGCAGGGCGAGTTCTCGCGCAACGACACGCGGCTGCGCTTCATGCTGCCCGATGTCGCTGCGCTCGAGACCGCCTTCGGCCGGCACGGTGTCGACCCGGCCAGGCAGCTCGTGCTCTACAGCGTCGGCACCATGATGTGGGCGACGCGCTTCTGGTGGATGCTGCGCGCGCTGGGCCATCCCAAGGTCGCGGTGCTCGACGGCGGCTTCGACAAGTGGCGCGCCGAGGGCCGGCCGGTCGAGAGCGGGCCGCCCCGGGGCTATCCGCCGGCGCGCTTCAAGGCGTCGCCGCGTGCCGGCCTGTTCGTCGGTCGTGACGAGGTACGGGCGGCGATCGGCAGGCCCGGCACCGTGACCGTCAACGCGCTGGGCCCGCAATTCCATGCCGGGCTGACGGCCAGCCGATACGGCCGGCCGGGGCGTGTGCCGGGCAGCGTCAACGTCTCGGCCGTGACCCTGATCGATCCCGCGACCAAGGGCTTCACCGCGCTGGCCGACGCGCAGGCAAAGTTCGCGGCCCAGGGCGTGACGCCGGACAAGAAGGTGATCGCCTATTGCGGCGGCGGCATCTCGGCGACGCTCGATCTCTTCCTGCTCCACCAGCTGGGCTACGACGACCTGACGCTCTACGACGCCTCGATGGGCGAGTGGGCCAGGGACGAATCGCTGCCGATCGAGACGGACTGA
- a CDS encoding twin-arginine translocation signal domain-containing protein: protein MTGENKKGPEQSRRNFLKSTTALAGAAMVGLPAHEAAAGKKHPKRGGTLRFGTRDDSVGLDTHRNIIYFVSHPLTGITGGLVDFDDKMEPKPAIAESWDTSADLKTWTFKLRRGVEYHNGQTIDAESVKWNIERIKDPKMSHAFTRSVVSGVERVTVDDKHTVRFHLKEPDVALDINLIYYPVNLMAPGAADKADTEPVNCGPFKFKSWRRHDRCELVRFENFYETDAEGNSLPYLDGLIGMPKKEDRVRLTALRANEVDLIDNVAYADAAAFKKDHGTTYETWPVPQVGTAMMFFNLKNGLLSDKDNPDAHLLRQAIAHAIDREGIHQAVFNDIGSIANGFYSEASPWHPKGIEPSSKFDLDKAKALRKKAKGGDERLTIIANDTFPYMQQSGELVHAMLKDAGFNVVLEILPSPVMLEKQSKGDYNIDSTANSYRLDPDGWFGRNILSSAPENRRRVGYKNEKADQIIIAARQERDRAKRRQMYADVEALVNRDLPMLYTHYVPLLMAGHRARVKGYAPSFSGPWSYAGAGMRRTWIEG, encoded by the coding sequence ATGACCGGCGAAAACAAGAAGGGTCCCGAACAGTCACGGCGTAACTTTCTCAAGTCGACCACGGCGCTGGCAGGCGCCGCGATGGTCGGGCTGCCGGCGCACGAGGCCGCGGCGGGCAAGAAGCACCCCAAGCGTGGCGGCACGCTGCGCTTCGGCACGCGCGATGACTCCGTGGGGCTCGATACCCATCGCAACATCATCTATTTCGTGTCCCATCCACTGACCGGCATCACCGGCGGCCTGGTCGACTTCGACGACAAGATGGAGCCCAAGCCCGCCATCGCCGAGTCGTGGGACACCTCGGCCGACCTCAAGACCTGGACCTTCAAGCTCAGGCGCGGCGTGGAGTACCACAACGGCCAGACGATCGACGCCGAGTCGGTCAAGTGGAACATCGAGCGGATCAAGGATCCCAAGATGAGCCACGCCTTCACGCGTTCGGTGGTGTCCGGCGTGGAGCGCGTCACGGTGGACGACAAGCACACGGTGCGCTTCCACCTCAAGGAGCCGGACGTCGCGCTCGACATCAACCTCATCTACTACCCGGTCAACCTGATGGCTCCGGGCGCCGCCGACAAGGCCGACACCGAACCGGTCAATTGCGGCCCGTTCAAGTTCAAGTCTTGGCGCCGCCACGACCGGTGCGAGCTGGTCCGCTTCGAGAACTTCTACGAGACGGACGCCGAGGGCAACTCGCTGCCCTACCTCGATGGGCTGATCGGTATGCCCAAGAAGGAGGACCGCGTGCGGCTGACGGCGCTACGCGCCAACGAGGTCGATCTCATCGACAACGTCGCCTACGCCGACGCGGCGGCGTTCAAGAAGGACCATGGCACGACGTACGAGACCTGGCCGGTGCCGCAAGTCGGCACGGCCATGATGTTCTTCAACCTGAAGAACGGCCTGCTGTCGGACAAGGACAATCCCGACGCCCATCTGCTCCGGCAGGCCATCGCCCACGCCATCGATCGCGAAGGCATCCATCAGGCGGTGTTCAACGACATTGGCTCGATCGCCAACGGGTTCTACAGCGAAGCCAGCCCGTGGCATCCCAAAGGCATCGAGCCGTCGTCCAAGTTCGATCTCGACAAGGCCAAGGCGCTGCGCAAGAAGGCGAAGGGCGGCGACGAGCGGCTCACCATCATCGCCAACGACACCTTCCCCTACATGCAACAGTCGGGCGAGCTTGTGCATGCCATGCTCAAGGACGCCGGGTTCAACGTCGTGCTCGAGATCCTGCCATCGCCGGTGATGCTGGAGAAGCAGAGCAAGGGCGACTACAACATCGACTCGACGGCGAATTCATATCGTCTCGACCCGGACGGCTGGTTCGGCCGCAACATCCTGTCGAGTGCGCCGGAAAACCGCCGCCGCGTCGGCTACAAGAACGAGAAGGCCGACCAGATCATCATCGCGGCGCGCCAGGAGCGCGACCGGGCCAAGCGCCGGCAGATGTATGCCGACGTCGAGGCGCTGGTTAACCGCGACCTGCCGATGCTCTACACGCACTACGTGCCGCTGCTGATGGCCGGCCACCGTGCCCGCGTCAAGGGCTATGCGCCGTCCTTCTCCGGGCCGTGGAGCTACGCCGGCGCCGGCATGCGTCGTACCTGGATCGAAGGCTGA
- a CDS encoding ABC transporter permease translates to MLAYILRRIAQLVPVILVLTVVVFCFVEALPGSIVDTLVGTEGGDIEEARAILRKEYGLDRPIYERYALWLVRVAEFDFGNSLVTRRPISTELLSRIPATVYLAAVGISLSMLIAVPLGTLAAVRRNTAVDYTAQVTSLAGISIPEFWFAILCVLLFSLYLGWLPSSGYVSPFEDFWGSLQFLILPAAAIGFRQAAFTTRLTRSSMLDELSKEYVDTARAMGLRERRVIFRYTLRNAMIPTITISGLQLANLLGGTVVLESIFAWPGIGRAIFEAILQRDYPLIQAGVLVLGVIVVVMNLLVDLTYRLLNPRVKLA, encoded by the coding sequence ATGCTCGCCTACATCCTGCGCCGCATCGCCCAGCTCGTCCCCGTCATCCTGGTGCTGACGGTGGTGGTGTTCTGCTTCGTCGAGGCGCTGCCGGGTTCGATCGTCGACACGCTGGTCGGTACCGAGGGTGGCGACATCGAAGAAGCGCGCGCGATTCTCAGGAAGGAGTATGGGCTCGACCGGCCGATCTACGAGCGCTACGCACTGTGGCTCGTCCGCGTCGCCGAGTTCGATTTCGGCAACTCGCTGGTGACGCGGCGGCCGATCTCGACCGAGCTGCTGAGTCGCATCCCGGCGACGGTGTACCTCGCCGCCGTCGGGATCTCGCTCTCCATGCTGATCGCCGTGCCGCTGGGCACGCTCGCCGCCGTGCGTCGCAACACGGCGGTCGACTATACCGCGCAGGTGACGTCGCTGGCCGGGATATCGATACCCGAGTTCTGGTTCGCGATCCTCTGCGTGCTGCTGTTCTCGCTCTACCTCGGCTGGTTGCCCTCATCCGGATACGTCAGCCCATTCGAGGACTTCTGGGGCAGTCTTCAGTTCCTCATCCTGCCGGCGGCGGCGATCGGCTTCCGGCAGGCAGCGTTCACGACCCGCCTCACGCGGTCGAGCATGCTCGACGAGCTGAGCAAGGAATATGTCGACACCGCGCGCGCGATGGGTCTGCGGGAGCGGCGGGTCATCTTCCGCTACACGTTGCGCAACGCCATGATCCCGACCATCACGATCAGCGGCCTGCAGCTGGCCAACTTGCTCGGCGGCACGGTGGTGCTGGAATCCATCTTCGCCTGGCCGGGCATCGGCCGCGCGATCTTCGAGGCGATCCTGCAGCGCGACTATCCGCTGATCCAGGCCGGTGTGCTCGTCCTGGGCGTAATCGTCGTTGTCATGAACTTGCTGGTTGACCTGACGTACAGACTTCTCAATCCGCGCGTCAAACTGGCGTAG
- a CDS encoding ABC transporter permease has product MSELEAGKLVDVAYERRVPPAPPRLQRLMAALSNAWYELRKSRTATIGAVMLVLLFGACIATPWIATHDPIKQNYRARLAPPSEQHLLGTDRLGRDIYSRLLYGGRRLVTIAVVAVALGLLLGVPFGVLAGYWGGMADTLGMRIVDGLLAFPGLLLYLLFVTVAQAWKFEGVMIDIVLVGALGLAGMPEIARLARGSVLAEKQKEYVEAARAMGDSSVRIALSQVLPNIVSPLIVTATVRLGFVILIVAALSFLGLGTPPPTPDWGADLSAARDYMETHPLMAAFPGLAICYTVLAFNLFGDGLRDILDPRLAER; this is encoded by the coding sequence ATGTCCGAACTGGAAGCCGGCAAGCTGGTTGATGTCGCCTACGAGCGGCGGGTGCCGCCGGCACCTCCGCGCCTTCAGCGTCTCATGGCTGCGCTCTCCAACGCCTGGTACGAGTTGCGCAAGAGCCGCACGGCCACGATTGGCGCGGTGATGCTCGTGCTGCTGTTCGGTGCCTGCATCGCCACACCGTGGATCGCCACCCACGATCCGATCAAGCAGAACTACCGCGCCCGCCTCGCGCCGCCTTCGGAGCAGCATTTGCTGGGAACGGACCGGCTCGGACGCGATATCTACTCAAGGCTGCTGTACGGCGGGCGGCGTCTGGTGACGATAGCCGTCGTGGCGGTCGCGCTCGGGCTGCTGCTCGGTGTGCCGTTCGGCGTGCTCGCGGGCTACTGGGGCGGGATGGCCGACACGTTGGGAATGAGAATTGTCGACGGGCTGCTCGCTTTCCCGGGATTGCTTCTCTACCTCCTCTTCGTGACGGTGGCGCAGGCCTGGAAGTTCGAAGGGGTGATGATCGACATCGTCCTTGTGGGAGCGCTCGGCCTGGCCGGCATGCCGGAGATCGCACGACTTGCCCGCGGCTCGGTGCTGGCGGAAAAGCAGAAGGAGTATGTGGAGGCGGCGCGCGCCATGGGCGATTCGTCGGTGCGGATCGCCCTGAGCCAGGTCCTGCCCAATATCGTATCGCCGCTGATTGTCACCGCCACCGTGCGGTTGGGCTTCGTGATTCTGATCGTGGCGGCGCTGTCGTTCCTGGGTCTCGGGACGCCGCCGCCGACGCCCGACTGGGGCGCCGATCTCAGCGCCGCGCGCGACTACATGGAGACGCATCCGCTCATGGCGGCCTTCCCCGGCCTCGCCATCTGCTACACCGTGCTCGCCTTCAACCTGTTCGGCGACGGCCTGCGGGATATCCTCGACCCACGGTTGGCCGAACGCTGA
- a CDS encoding dipeptide ABC transporter ATP-binding protein — MAATETLLEVKGLTKHFALHADIYSRLAGEKAQLLKAVDGIDFHIRRGETLGLVGESGCGKSTTARLVTRLIEPTSGEVKLRGEDLLAFSSSRMKEARKEIQLVFQDPYSSLNPRKTIMQILSRPMEIHGLASNWAEKRSRVLELLRRVGLGIEHIDRYPHEFSGGQRQRIAIARALSVDPDLVIGDEPVSALDVSIQAQILNLFRDLQQELGLTYLFIAHDLSVIRHISDRVAVMYVGKIVETGPAAAIFESPLHPYTRALLAAVPEADPDKPPPKLTLKGEISTPIDPPPGCRLCGRCPRETSVCSQVAPPLVDVGGDRQVACHNL; from the coding sequence ATGGCCGCGACCGAAACCCTGCTCGAGGTCAAGGGACTGACCAAGCACTTCGCCCTGCACGCCGACATCTACTCCAGGCTGGCGGGCGAGAAGGCGCAGCTGCTCAAAGCGGTCGACGGCATCGACTTCCACATCCGCCGCGGCGAGACGCTGGGCCTGGTGGGCGAGAGCGGCTGCGGCAAGTCGACCACGGCGCGGCTGGTGACGCGGCTGATCGAGCCGACCTCGGGCGAGGTCAAGCTGCGCGGCGAGGACCTGCTGGCATTCTCCTCGTCCCGCATGAAGGAGGCGCGCAAGGAGATCCAGCTGGTCTTCCAGGACCCCTACTCCTCGCTCAACCCGCGCAAGACCATCATGCAGATCCTCAGCCGGCCGATGGAGATACACGGCCTGGCATCGAACTGGGCCGAGAAGCGCAGCCGGGTGCTGGAGCTGTTGCGGCGCGTCGGATTGGGCATCGAGCATATCGATCGCTACCCGCACGAATTCTCCGGCGGCCAGCGCCAGCGCATCGCCATCGCCCGCGCGCTGTCGGTCGATCCCGACCTGGTGATCGGCGATGAGCCGGTCTCGGCCCTCGACGTGTCGATCCAGGCGCAAATCCTCAACCTGTTCCGCGATCTTCAGCAGGAGCTGGGCCTCACCTACCTGTTCATCGCCCACGATCTCAGCGTGATCCGCCACATCAGCGACCGGGTTGCGGTGATGTATGTCGGCAAGATCGTCGAGACCGGGCCGGCGGCGGCGATCTTCGAGAGTCCGCTGCATCCCTACACGAGGGCGTTGCTCGCGGCCGTGCCGGAGGCGGATCCCGACAAGCCGCCGCCCAAGCTCACGCTCAAGGGGGAGATATCGACGCCGATCGATCCGCCCCCCGGCTGCCGGCTGTGCGGCCGCTGCCCGCGAGAGACGTCCGTCTGTTCACAGGTCGCGCCGCCGCTGGTCGATGTCGGCGGCGACCGCCAGGTCGCCTGCCACAACCTCTAG
- a CDS encoding ABC transporter ATP-binding protein: MAEPVLALDDLTVRFRLRRGELTAVDGVSFTVHRGETFGLVGESGSGKSVTARSIMRLIPDPPGEIPRGRIVFEGRDVLEMGDAEMRALRGRRIAMVFQEPMSALNPVFTVSAQISDALRTNLGLSKQEARERVVELLALVGIPSPRKRLDSYVHEFSGGMRQRVMLAMALSCNPTFLIADEPTTALDVTIQATILELITSMIERFGMSLIFITHNLGVVAHACDTIGVMYASHLVELGSKREIFRNPQHPYTVGLLNSIPRLDTQAKYLTPITGTVCNMMDPPQGCKFHPRCAHAMEICKREIPPLREVAPGHLAACHLHGRQ, from the coding sequence ATGGCCGAGCCGGTTCTGGCACTCGACGACCTCACCGTGCGCTTTCGCCTGCGCCGCGGCGAGCTGACCGCCGTCGATGGCGTATCCTTCACCGTCCATCGCGGCGAGACCTTCGGGCTCGTCGGCGAATCGGGCTCGGGCAAGTCGGTGACGGCGCGCTCCATCATGCGATTGATCCCCGATCCGCCGGGCGAAATCCCGCGCGGCCGCATCGTCTTCGAGGGCCGCGACGTGCTGGAGATGGGCGATGCGGAAATGCGCGCGCTACGCGGGCGACGCATCGCCATGGTCTTCCAGGAGCCGATGAGCGCGCTCAACCCGGTGTTCACCGTGAGCGCGCAGATCTCCGACGCGCTGCGCACCAATCTCGGACTGAGCAAGCAGGAGGCGCGCGAGCGCGTCGTCGAGCTGCTGGCGCTGGTCGGCATTCCCTCGCCGCGCAAGCGGCTCGACAGCTACGTGCACGAGTTCTCCGGCGGCATGCGCCAGCGCGTGATGCTGGCCATGGCGCTGTCGTGCAACCCCACCTTCCTGATCGCCGACGAGCCGACCACGGCGCTCGACGTCACCATCCAGGCGACCATCCTCGAGCTGATCACCAGCATGATCGAGCGCTTCGGCATGTCGCTGATCTTCATCACGCACAACCTGGGCGTTGTCGCCCACGCCTGCGACACGATCGGCGTGATGTACGCCTCGCACCTGGTCGAGCTCGGCTCCAAGCGCGAGATCTTCCGCAATCCGCAGCATCCCTACACGGTGGGCCTGCTGAACTCGATCCCGCGGCTCGACACGCAGGCGAAGTACCTGACGCCGATCACCGGCACCGTCTGCAACATGATGGACCCGCCGCAGGGCTGCAAGTTCCACCCGCGTTGCGCCCACGCCATGGAGATCTGCAAGCGCGAGATCCCACCCCTGCGCGAGGTCGCGCCGGGCCACCTCGCCGCCTGCCACCTGCACGGACGCCAGTGA
- a CDS encoding SDR family oxidoreductase: protein MKLKGKVALVTGTSPNIGGGIAEALAAEGAALVCVDAARANAEDCANAIRAAGGRASGKVCDVLDQDQVRRTVEEACAEFGRIDVLVNNAVIFNKKGVLSMPLPEWEKQIGVILTGAFLFTKHVAQSMIDRQVKGAIINIISTAGHQGEPDNIAYCTAKSGMLNFTRSAAMELVGHGIRVNSLTPTATDPAESDARAQRWGRTAPRPNPARDAVFDGFRRGVPMQRLPRPSDYGRAAVFLAGDDSDMITGTDLRVDAGAVARYWAWSPARETV from the coding sequence ATGAAGCTCAAGGGCAAGGTCGCGCTGGTCACCGGCACCAGCCCGAACATCGGCGGCGGCATCGCCGAAGCGCTGGCGGCGGAAGGCGCCGCCCTGGTCTGCGTCGACGCCGCCCGGGCCAACGCCGAGGATTGCGCCAACGCGATCAGGGCGGCGGGCGGGCGCGCCTCGGGCAAGGTCTGCGACGTGCTCGATCAGGACCAGGTCAGGCGCACCGTCGAGGAGGCCTGCGCCGAGTTCGGCCGGATCGACGTGCTGGTCAACAACGCCGTGATCTTCAACAAGAAGGGCGTGCTGAGCATGCCGCTGCCCGAGTGGGAGAAGCAGATCGGCGTGATCCTCACCGGCGCCTTCCTGTTCACCAAGCACGTCGCGCAGTCGATGATCGACCGCCAGGTCAAGGGCGCGATCATCAACATCATCTCCACCGCGGGGCACCAGGGCGAGCCTGACAACATCGCCTACTGCACCGCCAAGAGCGGCATGCTGAACTTCACCCGCTCGGCGGCGATGGAGCTCGTGGGTCACGGCATCCGCGTCAACAGCCTCACGCCCACCGCCACCGATCCCGCCGAGTCGGATGCCCGTGCCCAGCGCTGGGGCAGGACGGCGCCGCGGCCCAATCCGGCGCGCGACGCAGTCTTCGACGGCTTCCGCCGCGGCGTGCCGATGCAGCGGCTTCCGCGGCCCAGCGACTATGGCCGCGCCGCGGTGTTCCTCGCCGGCGACGATTCCGACATGATCACCGGCACCGACCTGCGCGTCGACGCCGGCGCCGTGGCGCGCTACTGGGCCTGGAGTCCGGCGCGCGAGACCGTCTAA
- a CDS encoding amidohydrolase: MDSEGRSVTSGAIDIHTHIVPASFPAYAGRHANARWPSMEPAHDCHHRNVMIAGKVFRTVSDHSWSIERRLEVMEACRVHRQVLSPMPELLSYWLEPEDARVMSRHVNDVIAAMVRDGRGRFGGLGMVPLQDPDMAARELELLMQGGGFHGVEIGTNVNGVSIGDPRFAVFFQAAEALGAAVFVHALHPAGTERLIGPPNMPALALFGCETSTAIVSLMMAGVIARHPRLRIAFSHGGGVFGLVLPRVLHGWNSVPGMRETVKESPAAQARRLFYDTLVYDRDTLAFLIERFGVTQLCVGTDHPFTIEERDPVGAIEALALEAGQRDLLLSGNARRFLGAA, from the coding sequence ATGGACAGCGAGGGCCGGTCGGTGACCAGCGGAGCGATCGACATCCACACGCATATCGTGCCGGCGAGCTTTCCCGCCTATGCCGGCCGCCACGCCAACGCCCGCTGGCCGTCGATGGAGCCGGCGCATGATTGCCATCACCGCAACGTCATGATCGCCGGCAAGGTGTTCCGCACCGTCAGCGACCACAGCTGGAGCATCGAGCGGCGGCTCGAGGTGATGGAGGCCTGCCGCGTGCACCGGCAGGTGCTGTCGCCGATGCCCGAGCTGCTGTCCTACTGGCTCGAGCCCGAGGACGCGCGGGTGATGTCGCGGCACGTCAACGACGTCATCGCCGCCATGGTGCGGGACGGCAGGGGCCGCTTCGGCGGGCTGGGCATGGTGCCGCTGCAGGACCCCGACATGGCCGCGCGCGAGCTCGAGCTGCTGATGCAGGGCGGCGGCTTCCATGGCGTGGAGATCGGCACCAACGTCAACGGCGTGTCGATCGGCGATCCGCGCTTCGCGGTCTTCTTCCAGGCGGCCGAGGCGCTGGGCGCGGCGGTCTTCGTGCATGCGCTGCATCCCGCCGGCACCGAGCGGCTGATCGGGCCGCCCAACATGCCGGCGCTGGCGCTGTTCGGCTGCGAGACCTCGACGGCCATCGTCTCGCTGATGATGGCCGGTGTGATCGCGCGTCATCCGAGACTGCGCATCGCCTTCAGCCACGGCGGCGGCGTCTTCGGCCTGGTGCTGCCGCGCGTCCTGCATGGCTGGAACTCGGTGCCCGGCATGCGCGAGACGGTGAAGGAATCGCCGGCCGCGCAGGCGCGCCGGCTGTTCTACGACACGCTGGTCTACGACCGCGACACGCTCGCCTTCCTGATCGAGCGCTTCGGCGTCACCCAGCTCTGTGTCGGCACCGATCATCCCTTCACCATCGAGGAGCGCGATCCGGTGGGCGCGATCGAGGCGTTGGCGCTCGAAGCCGGCCAGCGCGACCTCCTGCTGTCGGGCAACGCACGGCGCTTCCTCGGCGCCGCCTAG
- a CDS encoding 2Fe-2S iron-sulfur cluster binding domain-containing protein, producing the protein MAKITFETADGRERTIDIPNGQSVMIGAVQNNVPGIDADCGGALSCATCMVYVAPDWSDRLPPRADDEDGMLQFSPHVNETSRLSCQITVNDGLDGLRLKVPASQH; encoded by the coding sequence ATGGCGAAGATCACGTTCGAGACAGCGGACGGCCGCGAGCGGACCATCGACATCCCCAACGGGCAGTCGGTCATGATCGGCGCGGTGCAGAACAACGTGCCGGGCATCGACGCCGATTGCGGCGGCGCGCTCAGCTGCGCCACCTGCATGGTCTATGTCGCGCCGGACTGGTCCGATCGCCTGCCGCCCAGGGCCGACGACGAGGACGGCATGCTGCAGTTCTCGCCGCATGTGAACGAGACGTCGCGGCTGTCGTGCCAGATCACCGTCAATGACGGCCTCGACGGCCTGCGCCTGAAGGTGCCGGCCAGCCAGCACTAG
- a CDS encoding Rieske 2Fe-2S domain-containing protein, producing MSGLVIEDRERHLFRVARRAFTDDDVLAGERDTIFDRCWLYLGHGSEIAGNCDFITRAVGGRELIFNRDRGGAVHAFLNTCPHRGAMVVREKKGNALAFRCFYHGWSFNVNGRFASRFEEGNYGKEHYGGGCADLTQVPRLEQYRDFWFVNFDRNAVPLADYLAGAREYIDLVADQSEAGMEIVGSGQQYVINANWKLLAENSIDAFHGFPVHSTYFDYLKNIGSLRMEQGGSDFTARGMSNLGNGHAVIEYASPWGRPIARWVPSWGEEKREVVEQLRQGLVRRFGAERGTRIAETSRNMLIFPNLVINDIMAITVRTFMPDAPNRMTVSAWALGARGEDHDLRKLRLFNFLEFLGPGGFATPDDQEALENCQRGYRNAREVGWNDISKGMPRSGPPMNDDEEQMRCFWRQWRDRMEGAR from the coding sequence ATGAGCGGCCTGGTGATCGAGGACCGCGAACGCCACCTGTTCCGCGTCGCCCGCCGCGCCTTCACCGACGACGACGTGCTCGCCGGCGAGCGCGACACCATCTTCGATCGCTGCTGGCTCTATCTCGGCCACGGCTCGGAGATCGCCGGCAACTGCGACTTCATCACCCGGGCCGTCGGCGGCCGCGAGCTGATCTTCAACCGCGACCGCGGCGGCGCGGTGCACGCCTTCCTCAACACCTGCCCGCATCGCGGCGCGATGGTAGTGCGCGAGAAGAAGGGCAATGCGCTCGCCTTCCGCTGCTTCTATCACGGCTGGTCGTTCAACGTGAACGGACGCTTCGCCTCGCGCTTCGAGGAGGGCAACTACGGCAAGGAGCACTATGGCGGCGGCTGCGCCGACCTGACGCAGGTGCCCCGGCTCGAGCAGTATCGCGACTTCTGGTTCGTCAATTTCGACCGCAACGCGGTGCCGTTGGCGGACTACCTGGCGGGCGCCAGGGAATATATCGACCTGGTCGCCGACCAGTCCGAGGCCGGCATGGAGATCGTCGGCTCCGGCCAGCAATACGTCATCAACGCCAACTGGAAGCTCCTGGCCGAGAACAGCATCGACGCCTTCCACGGCTTCCCGGTGCACAGCACCTATTTCGACTACCTCAAGAACATCGGCAGCCTGCGCATGGAGCAGGGCGGCTCCGACTTCACCGCGCGCGGCATGTCCAATCTCGGCAATGGGCATGCCGTCATCGAATACGCCTCGCCCTGGGGCCGGCCGATCGCGCGCTGGGTGCCGTCGTGGGGCGAGGAGAAGCGCGAGGTGGTCGAGCAGCTGCGCCAGGGACTGGTCCGGCGCTTCGGCGCGGAGCGCGGCACGCGCATCGCCGAGACCAGCCGCAACATGCTGATCTTCCCCAACCTGGTGATCAACGACATCATGGCGATCACCGTCCGCACCTTCATGCCCGACGCGCCCAACCGCATGACGGTGAGCGCCTGGGCGCTGGGCGCGCGCGGCGAGGACCACGACCTGCGCAAGCTCAGGCTGTTCAACTTCCTGGAGTTCCTGGGACCCGGCGGCTTCGCCACGCCCGACGACCAGGAAGCGCTGGAGAACTGCCAGCGCGGCTACAGGAACGCGCGCGAGGTCGGCTGGAACGACATCTCCAAGGGCATGCCGCGTTCGGGTCCGCCGATGAACGACGACGAGGAGCAGATGCGCTGCTTCTGGCGCCAGTGGCGCGACCGCATGGAGGGCGCGCGATGA
- a CDS encoding aromatic-ring-hydroxylating dioxygenase subunit beta produces the protein MSPDAGLAPGLPADQSGLRARIEDFLYLEADLLDEWRIEEWFALFAEGATYEVPPTGEADETDPATSLFYIADDYVRLRERVVRLSKKEAHSEFPRSRQRHMIGNVRITGMNNGVADVTCNFVTYRAKRGVVDTYYGKHVYRIDCAAQPWRIRAKRSILGMDMLYPGKLTIIV, from the coding sequence ATGAGCCCCGATGCCGGCCTGGCGCCGGGCCTGCCCGCCGACCAGAGCGGCCTGCGCGCGCGCATCGAGGATTTCCTCTATCTCGAGGCCGACCTGCTCGACGAATGGCGCATCGAGGAGTGGTTCGCGCTGTTCGCCGAGGGCGCGACCTACGAGGTGCCGCCGACCGGCGAGGCCGACGAGACCGATCCGGCGACCTCGCTGTTCTACATCGCCGACGACTACGTGCGGCTGCGCGAGCGCGTCGTGCGCCTGTCGAAGAAGGAGGCGCATTCGGAGTTCCCCCGCTCGCGCCAGCGCCATATGATCGGCAACGTGCGCATCACCGGCATGAACAACGGCGTCGCCGACGTGACCTGCAATTTCGTCACCTACCGTGCCAAGCGCGGCGTGGTCGACACCTATTACGGCAAGCATGTCTACCGCATCGACTGCGCGGCGCAGCCGTGGAGGATCAGGGCCAAGCGCTCGATCCTCGGCATGGATATGCTCTATCCCGGCAAGCTCACGATCATCGTCTGA